CTGTCCACAGAGACGCAGATCAGAGCCCAGTTCAACAAGCTGCACCAGTTcctgaaagaggaagaggagtccaGACTGGCAGCTCtgagggaggaggagcagcagagggGGGAGGCTGTCTCcagagagatgaagaggatTCAGGAGCAGATGTCCTCTCTGTCAGACAGCATCTCTGCTGTGGAAGCAGACCTGCAGAAAGCCAGCGTGCCGTTCCTCAGCAGTTATAAAGAGTCTCGGACCAGAGCCAGAGTCCAGAGCTCGCTGGCAGACCCACAGCTGATCTCAGGAGCACTGACAGATGTGGCCAAACATCTGGGCAACCTGGCCTTCAGAGTCTGGGAGAAGATGAGGGACAAGGTCCACTTCTGTCCCGTCATTCTGGACCCAAACACTGCAGACCGCTGTCTCTATCTGTCTGATGATCTGACCGGTGTGAGACATGGAGACACAAACCAGAAGCttccagacaatccagagagaCACAGCATGTATGCAGATGTCCTGGGCTCTGAGGGTTTCAGCTcagggacacacagctgggacGTGGAGGTGGGACATCATCCTCACTGGGTTGTGGGTTTAGCCAAAGAGTCAGCTGACAGGAAGGGAGAAAGATATGCTTCACCAGAATATGGAATCTGGTGTTTAGCGTATGACAGTGGAAAATACACTAATGGATGTGGTAAGAGCATCACAGTGAAGAAGAGTCTCCAGAGGATCAGAGTCCAGCTGGACTATGAGGGGGGGGACGTGTCCTTCTACAACTCTGAAGACAacactcacatctgcactcacaGAGACACTTTCACTGAGAAACTCTTCCCTTATTTCAGTATCGGAGACGCTGGTGATGCTAAAACTGTAGAAATCAAAATCTGTCCTGCTGAGATTTCTCTGTGAGGTTCAGAGAACTcagagaagggggagagaggtgaggagagagaaagaggagagaggagagaaggaggagagtgtgtgtgtgtaagtgtgtgcgtGGTTCCT
This genomic stretch from Etheostoma spectabile isolate EspeVRDwgs_2016 unplaced genomic scaffold, UIUC_Espe_1.0 scaffold00018990, whole genome shotgun sequence harbors:
- the LOC116683437 gene encoding LOW QUALITY PROTEIN: zinc-binding protein A33-like (The sequence of the model RefSeq protein was modified relative to this genomic sequence to represent the inferred CDS: inserted 1 base in 1 codon) produces the protein MAEKTALVESFLSCHVCSETFSDPVSLSCNHSFCSSCLLAFWGQAGNKNCPICKRKSSKDHPXVNFGLKELADKFAGRQKSGSSETEEGQKKVEVVCGLHQEEPKLFCQDEERAVCPVCEFSLHHGHTVVPVEQAARDLKEQLRSDLQSLQDKRDRHRRVEETYHEISQLSKKQLLSTETQIRAQFNKLHQFLKEEEESRLAALREEEQQRGEAVSREMKRIQEQMSSLSDSISAVEADLQKASVPFLSSYKESRTRARVQSSLADPQLISGALTDVAKHLGNLAFRVWEKMRDKVHFCPVILDPNTADRCLYLSDDLTGVRHGDTNQKLPDNPERHSMYADVLGSEGFSSGTHSWDVEVGHHPHWVVGLAKESADRKGERYASPEYGIWCLAYDSGKYTNGCGKSITVKKSLQRIRVQLDYEGGDVSFYNSEDNTHICTHRDTFTEKLFPYFSIGDAGDAKTVEIKICPAEISL